A genomic window from Triticum urartu cultivar G1812 chromosome 7, Tu2.1, whole genome shotgun sequence includes:
- the LOC125520262 gene encoding uncharacterized protein LOC125520262, translating into MGCISSKVLSRSGSLRGKAGQGLQRSSLVEEIILSNSKRNGDQFLALLRTSSSAARTSKVDAAEQIETINVSDLLAGLEEENAPEGAEERGDDRKPDGGKASSPRCAYDGAAGRAVSFRTLEEFDALVSRCGSPVKAEPAPAPAPEPDASVEPPPQSSSTEQDAIATASSGPELGEAPGGAKRRARARQLGELSATPGFDFSKSGSLRDWLLGGGQMFSPGSYVTPKFGSVATAPPESAEHVERAVFDPELVAQLEEAMEGLSVDEERVLREVLEVIEAGETQRLERRDAQEPEVLAVIVHD; encoded by the coding sequence ATGGGGTGCATCTCCTCCAAGGTGCTGAGCAGGTCGGGGAGCCTGCGGGGGAAGGCCGGCCAGGGGCTCCAGAGGAGCAGCCTGGTCGAGGAGATCATCCTCTCCAACTCCAAGAGGAACGGCGACCAGTTCCTCGCCCTCCTCCGCACCTCCAGCTCCGCCGCCAGGACGAGCAAGGTCGACGCCGCCGAGCAGATCGAGACGATCAACGTGTCTGACCTTCTCGCCGGGCTGGAGGAGGAGAACGCACCGGAAGGCGCCGAGGAGCGGGGCGATGATCGGAAACCAGACGGCGGCAAAGCTTCGTCGCCTCGGTGCGCATACGATGGCGCCGCCGGAAGGGCGGTCAGCTTCCGCACCCTGGAGGAGTTCGACGCGCTGGTGTCGCGGTGCGGCTCGCCGGTGAAAGCGGAGCCTGCACCAGCACCAGCACCTGAGCCAGACGCGTCCGTGGAGCCGCCGCCGCAGAGCAGCTCCACGGAGCAAGACGCGATAGCCACAGCGAGCAGCGGTCCGGAACTAGGGGAGGCGCCCGGCGGCGCGAAGAGGCGGGCGAGGGCGAGGCAGCTCGGCGAGCTGAGCGCGACGCCGGGCTTCGACTTCAGCAAGTCCGGCAGCCTGAGGGACTGGCTGCTCGGCGGCGGGCAGATGTTCTCGCCGGGCTCCTACGTCACGCCCAAGTTCGGCAGCGTGGCGACGGCACCGCCCGAGTCCGCAGAGCACGTGGAGCGCGCGGTGTTTGATCCGGAGctggtggcgcagctggaggagGCCATGGAGGGGCTCTCGGTGGACGAGGAGCGCGTGCTGAGGGAGGTCTTGGAGGTAATCGAAGCCGGAGAAACACAGAGGTTGGAGAGGCGAGATGCCCAGGAGCCGGAAGTGTTGGCGGTGATTGTGCATGATTAG